A portion of the Magnolia sinica isolate HGM2019 chromosome 17, MsV1, whole genome shotgun sequence genome contains these proteins:
- the LOC131231118 gene encoding major allergen Pru ar 1-like, which yields MGLTGFSFELVSPVDPARMFKASVVDGHNLVPTIQPEVVSSAGILEGDGGPGSVRQFKFTEVIPFSHVEERIEVLDEDKLEYKFTMKEATHTGGRVISATYNMKIEPSADGGCICRTTAEYNTGGGVKALDEEINSGKEGVMGMFKAIETYLIQNPSAYS from the exons ATGGGTCTTACCGGTTTTAGCTTTGAGCTGGTGTCGCCGGTCGACCCGGCTCGAATGTTCAAGGCCTCAGTCGTGGACGGGCACAATCTCGTCCCGACAATCCAGCCTGAGGTTGTGTCCAGCGCCGGTATCCTCGAAGGAGACGGAGGGCCTGGCAGCGTCAGGCAATTCAAGTTCACCGAAG TAATTCCTTTCAGCCACGTCGAAGAACGCATCGAAGTGCTCGACGAAGACAAGTTGGAGTACAAATTCACCATGAAAGAGGCCACGCACACTGGCGGTCGAGTCATTTCAGCTACTTACAACATGAAAATCGAGCCATCGGCGGATGGTGGATGCATTTGCAGGACAACTGCAGAATACAACACTGGTGGTGGAGTAAAAGCTTTGGATGAGGAAATCAACTCAGGAAAAGAGGGTGTGATGGGGATGTTCAAGGccattgaaacctatctcatTCAAAACCCTAGTGCATATAGCTAA
- the LOC131231161 gene encoding major strawberry allergen Fra a 1.08-like yields the protein MGVTGFSFEFPSPVAPARIFKASVLDIHNLAPKIMPEVVSSACLLQGDGGVGSVKHFKFTDAIPYTHVNERVDLLDKDNFEYKYTVTDGADVGSKLISAVYHVKFETASNGGSVCKVTAEYHTASGVEYTEEELNVGKEGVKGMFKGVEEYLLKNGEAYA from the exons ATGGGTGTAACCGGTTTCAGCTTCGAGTTCCCGTCCCCGGTCGCCCCAGCTCGGATCTTCAAGGCCTCAGTCCTTGACATCCACAACCTGGCCCCAAAGATCATGCCTGAGGTCGTCTCGAGCGCCTGCCTCCTCCAAGGCGATGGTGGGGTCGGAAGCGTCAAGCATTTCAAGTTCACCGACG CGATCCCGTACACCCACGTGAATGAACGTGTGGATCTGCTCGACAAAGACAACTTCGAGTACAAGTACACAGTCACCGACGGTGCGGATGTCGGATCAAAGCTCATCTCGGCCGTTTATCATGTTAAGTTCGAGACCGCAAGCAACGGTGGATCTGTGTGCAAGGTGACCGCGGAGTACCATACTGCCAGTGGAGTGGAATACACTGAAGAGGAGCTGAACGTGGGAAAGGAAGGAGTGAAGGGGATGTTTAAGGGTGTGGAAGAGTATCTGTTAAAGAATGGTGAAGCCTATGCCTAG